One part of the Luteolibacter rhizosphaerae genome encodes these proteins:
- a CDS encoding zeta toxin family protein, producing MSSPTLYLFGGPNGSGKTTYARAFLTSQFEHPLRFLNADEMARGLSPLSPESVALKAGKLLLREIDECIAAGTSFGLESTLSGSAQVRILQRAKARGYLVELHFFALPSPELSIARIAQRVEKGGHHVPDDDVMRRYPRSLGNLARIYEPLSDHCFRWNNVAVPAALEPAQSRTVDAFSEPATAAARVMASDLLAEQKRWRLPLLTWRGGALSELT from the coding sequence GTGTCCTCGCCCACGCTCTACCTCTTCGGCGGCCCCAATGGATCGGGGAAAACCACGTATGCCCGGGCGTTCCTTACCTCACAGTTTGAGCACCCGCTTCGCTTCCTGAACGCCGATGAGATGGCCCGAGGCCTATCGCCCCTGTCGCCTGAGTCCGTGGCGCTGAAAGCCGGGAAGCTTCTGCTCCGAGAGATCGACGAGTGCATCGCGGCCGGCACTTCGTTCGGGCTTGAATCTACCCTGAGCGGGTCTGCTCAAGTTCGAATCCTTCAGCGCGCCAAAGCGAGGGGCTATCTGGTCGAGCTCCACTTCTTTGCCCTCCCGTCACCGGAATTGTCTATCGCCCGGATAGCCCAGCGTGTCGAAAAAGGTGGCCACCATGTTCCCGACGACGATGTCATGCGCCGCTACCCGCGGAGCCTGGGAAATCTCGCGCGCATCTACGAACCTCTCTCCGATCACTGCTTCCGCTGGAATAACGTCGCCGTTCCCGCCGCCCTTGAACCCGCACAATCGAGAACCGTGGATGCGTTTTCGGAACCTGCGACCGCGGCCGCTCGGGTGATGGCTTCAGACCTTTTGGCCGAGCAAAAGAGATGGCGTCTCCCTCTCCTCACTTGGAGAGGCGGTGCACTCTCGGAATTGACGTGA
- a CDS encoding WYL domain-containing protein has product MKLHGKVNAPGTLGLVRAAVEASRELTIGYQGEILTVQPHALLQAPKTHAYVLVAWDPQAGDWGYFRFALIRGLKFESRAFVPKGRIPRAVPRGSTMKRAN; this is encoded by the coding sequence ATGAAGCTACATGGAAAAGTTAATGCACCGGGCACGCTGGGCCTTGTCCGTGCGGCCGTAGAAGCAAGCCGGGAGCTCACCATTGGATATCAGGGTGAGATCCTCACGGTGCAGCCGCACGCCCTCCTTCAAGCCCCCAAGACCCATGCCTACGTCTTGGTTGCTTGGGATCCTCAGGCAGGCGATTGGGGTTACTTCCGGTTCGCTCTGATCCGTGGATTAAAATTCGAGTCCCGCGCCTTCGTGCCGAAGGGTAGGATTCCGCGGGCGGTCCCTCGCGGCTCCACCATGAAGAGGGCCAACTGA
- a CDS encoding type II toxin-antitoxin system VapC family toxin, with protein MPDIIELAEAAESRNAIIVTSTITLLEVTSCIDDKDLEDRFQRSFNASHHSLYGAELKVMTKARRLRADLHKAEPAFKISVPDAIHVATAMILGVDEIHTFDGGKVDKDKCSLLNLSGHPLLDKLVIKKPEAPKPVEPEADPNQAVLPGLEKL; from the coding sequence TTGCCAGACATCATCGAGCTTGCTGAGGCCGCCGAGAGCCGGAATGCGATCATAGTAACGTCCACCATCACGTTGCTTGAGGTAACCTCCTGCATTGACGATAAGGATCTAGAGGACCGATTTCAGCGGTCGTTCAACGCATCTCACCACAGCCTTTATGGGGCTGAGCTTAAGGTGATGACGAAAGCCCGTCGACTGCGGGCGGACCTCCACAAGGCTGAGCCAGCTTTCAAAATCTCGGTCCCCGATGCTATCCATGTGGCGACAGCAATGATCCTGGGAGTTGATGAAATCCACACGTTCGATGGCGGAAAGGTGGACAAAGACAAGTGCTCCCTCCTGAATCTTAGTGGACACCCTTTATTGGATAAGTTGGTCATTAAGAAGCCGGAGGCTCCAAAGCCAGTGGAGCCAGAAGCTGACCCAAATCAAGCGGTGCTTCCTGGTTTGGAGAAGCTCTGA
- a CDS encoding cytochrome C oxidase subunit IV family protein has protein sequence MDADTSFDPSAIRRSMRLYLLIGLVLFCGTLATVAVATIPALDFGRHGFDTADLVLGLLIATFKSSLVALVFMHLNHERKLIYFFAILASVHCVGLVAFTLLAEADTIRDPNFFHGTRGNDPGGISISRGPFPQTDATKGPGTFGP, from the coding sequence ATGGACGCCGATACTTCCTTCGACCCTTCCGCTATCCGCCGATCGATGCGACTGTATCTACTCATCGGCCTTGTTCTCTTCTGTGGGACGCTGGCCACGGTCGCTGTTGCCACCATTCCTGCACTAGATTTCGGTCGCCACGGATTCGACACCGCGGACTTGGTGCTTGGGCTGCTGATCGCCACCTTCAAATCGTCACTCGTGGCATTGGTGTTCATGCATCTGAACCATGAGCGGAAGTTGATCTATTTTTTCGCGATTCTCGCCTCGGTCCATTGCGTCGGATTGGTGGCGTTCACTCTGCTCGCCGAGGCCGACACCATTCGGGATCCCAACTTCTTCCACGGTACTCGCGGAAATGATCCCGGAGGGATCTCGATTTCTCGCGGCCCGTTTCCGCAGACAGATGCGACCAAGGGACCCGGGACGTTTGGACCCTGA
- a CDS encoding Ku protein, which produces MARSIWKGAIAFGLVNIPVGLTSAEEGSEGVSLNLVDKRNNARIRYEKVNAETGEPVPSDQIVKGVEVEEGHFILFDDKELEGIQPKLTKTIEIEQFVKLKEIEPLLFEKPYYLEPEKRGKKAYALLRQTLLETGMAGIARVVVRTKQYLTAMFVRGDAIVLEMMRFPQEIRPADKLDLPESTETEYQPSKKELDLAKHLVANMTEDWNPAEHHDEYQAELQRYIDEKIATGGVARVKGGERDREGPVATNTIDLATYLEQSIKGSRSVANGPPKPAAKKAAKKAAKKMAKKSA; this is translated from the coding sequence ATGGCACGATCAATCTGGAAAGGGGCAATCGCTTTCGGCCTGGTCAATATCCCCGTTGGCCTTACCAGTGCCGAAGAGGGATCGGAGGGTGTGAGTCTGAATCTGGTGGACAAGCGAAACAACGCGCGGATCCGCTACGAGAAGGTAAACGCGGAGACAGGTGAGCCGGTGCCATCTGACCAGATTGTGAAGGGCGTTGAGGTGGAAGAGGGGCACTTCATCCTTTTCGATGACAAGGAATTGGAGGGCATCCAGCCGAAGCTCACCAAGACGATCGAGATCGAGCAGTTCGTGAAGCTGAAGGAGATCGAGCCGCTGCTGTTCGAGAAACCCTATTATCTGGAGCCAGAGAAGCGTGGGAAGAAGGCCTACGCGCTCCTACGCCAGACCCTCTTGGAGACGGGGATGGCGGGAATCGCTCGGGTTGTGGTTCGGACCAAGCAATACCTCACTGCAATGTTCGTCCGCGGCGACGCTATCGTGCTCGAGATGATGCGCTTTCCCCAAGAGATCAGGCCGGCGGACAAGCTCGATCTCCCGGAATCCACGGAGACGGAGTATCAACCGAGCAAGAAGGAGTTGGATCTCGCCAAACATCTGGTGGCGAACATGACCGAGGATTGGAACCCGGCTGAACACCACGACGAGTATCAAGCCGAGCTGCAGCGCTACATCGATGAGAAGATCGCGACCGGCGGAGTTGCCCGTGTTAAGGGTGGGGAACGCGATCGCGAAGGCCCGGTTGCCACCAACACTATCGACCTTGCCACCTACCTCGAGCAGAGCATCAAGGGGAGCAGATCCGTGGCTAACGGTCCGCCCAAGCCTGCGGCGAAGAAGGCCGCGAAGAAAGCGGCCAAGAAGATGGCGAAGAAATCGGCGTAG
- a CDS encoding DNA polymerase III subunit alpha: MLDSGPFFCEFHALSAFSFLHGASQPEEMVMKAAELGYPAIAIPDHAGFYGSARAHAAAKECGIRALVGASLEADEAGGGAFPVLCASRKGYQSLSRQLTRIHFGESAIEFGAASGDLIALTGGRDGPVVRPLLQDDTKAALAAAERLVAIYGARNVFVEIQRHGLRDDARLNRHLIQLAGHLRLPLLATNSPLFATRRDRLLADAFTCLRNHTSLDGAGLLLEPNADRHIRRPGTMVELFRDLPAAIDNGRRLLDRIDFTLENLGYRFPDFPDGRGFPLSQAEQGTMLRRFTYEGAFRRYAGRIPRKVKDQLEHEIAMIQRLGFSGYFLIVREIVEYARGKGILCQGRGSAANSAVCFCLGITAFDPIASGLLFERFLSENRQAWPDIDIDFPSGDRREDVIQHVFRKYGRHGAAMTANVITYRPKSAFREMSKVLGFPPSIADRFSQQSSGYRADGQVDDEHADREFDFEEAMGRLLPPSHPRLPALSMLFNMVLGKPRHLGQHSGGIIVCDRGLDSVVPMEPATMPGRHVVQWDKDDCEDLGIVKIDLLGLGMLAAMEDAIAICSRRGRPVDLAKIPHDDAAVYDLMCCADTVGTFQIESRAQMATLPILRPRCFYDVAVEVAIIRPGPIVGEMRHPYLNRRNGKEAIDHIHPLCEPILKRTLGVILFQEQILRIAMEVAGFTGAEADELRRAMGSKRSQEKMQRVVAKLRSGMAERGLDPAAQEKIVQSIGAFALYGFPESHAISFGLIAYSSCWLKVHHPAEFYTGLINNQPMGFYSVHTLIQDAKRRGLQIRPVSVVESGIATEVVSDREIRLGLHRIKGMTKDTLERIAAERAGDVFASLSDFLARCRPNDKERRLLAKAGSLNDLPEVEHRRNALWQSELKLHHDLIPDEPGETMLARMETAELLAADFVTQGASTGPHPMKLWRKAHAGEDVVRACDLRRLPHGFPVRIAGMAICRQRPGTAHGHCFISLEDETGIANLFVNVKTFRAYRMVIVAESFILAEGRVQQGEGDQATLYVTAVRTLQGRESLSASTSHDFH, translated from the coding sequence GTGCTCGATTCCGGTCCCTTTTTTTGCGAGTTTCACGCTCTGTCCGCCTTCTCCTTCCTACATGGCGCCAGCCAGCCGGAGGAAATGGTCATGAAAGCGGCGGAGCTCGGCTACCCGGCGATCGCTATCCCGGATCACGCGGGCTTCTACGGATCGGCGCGAGCCCACGCCGCGGCGAAGGAATGCGGGATCCGTGCGCTGGTCGGGGCCTCTCTGGAGGCTGACGAAGCGGGCGGGGGGGCGTTCCCGGTCCTTTGCGCCAGCCGAAAGGGCTATCAGAGCCTCAGCCGGCAGCTTACCCGGATCCACTTCGGGGAGTCCGCCATCGAGTTCGGGGCGGCCTCCGGCGATTTGATCGCACTCACCGGCGGCCGGGACGGGCCCGTAGTTCGCCCGCTCCTCCAAGACGACACCAAGGCCGCGCTCGCGGCGGCGGAGAGGCTGGTGGCCATCTACGGTGCCCGGAACGTCTTCGTCGAGATCCAGCGCCACGGGCTGCGCGACGATGCCCGCCTCAACCGGCACCTGATCCAGCTCGCCGGGCATCTCAGGCTTCCACTGCTGGCCACCAATTCGCCGCTCTTCGCGACGCGCCGCGATCGCCTGCTGGCCGATGCGTTCACCTGCCTGCGAAATCATACCTCACTCGACGGCGCCGGCTTGCTCCTTGAGCCGAATGCCGACCGGCACATCCGGAGGCCGGGAACCATGGTGGAATTGTTCCGGGACCTACCCGCGGCGATCGACAACGGCCGGCGTCTCCTCGATCGCATCGATTTTACACTCGAGAACCTCGGCTATCGCTTCCCTGACTTCCCGGACGGCCGTGGCTTTCCGCTCTCCCAGGCGGAGCAGGGGACCATGCTTCGCCGCTTCACTTACGAGGGAGCCTTCCGGCGCTACGCGGGGCGCATACCGCGGAAGGTGAAGGACCAGCTCGAGCACGAGATTGCGATGATTCAGCGGCTCGGCTTCTCCGGTTACTTCCTGATCGTGCGCGAGATCGTCGAGTATGCGCGGGGCAAGGGTATCCTTTGCCAAGGCCGGGGATCCGCCGCCAATAGTGCGGTTTGCTTCTGCCTCGGCATCACTGCCTTCGATCCGATCGCCAGCGGCTTGCTCTTCGAGCGCTTCCTCTCCGAGAACCGGCAGGCATGGCCGGATATCGACATCGACTTCCCGTCCGGGGATCGCCGCGAGGACGTGATCCAGCACGTCTTCCGGAAGTATGGTCGCCACGGCGCTGCCATGACCGCCAACGTCATTACCTACCGCCCGAAGAGCGCTTTCCGGGAAATGAGCAAGGTGCTTGGCTTCCCCCCTTCGATTGCAGACCGCTTCTCCCAGCAGAGCAGCGGCTACCGCGCCGACGGTCAGGTGGACGACGAGCACGCGGACCGGGAGTTCGATTTCGAGGAGGCGATGGGCCGCTTGCTGCCGCCCTCGCATCCACGGCTCCCGGCGCTGTCGATGCTCTTTAACATGGTCCTCGGCAAGCCGCGGCACTTGGGCCAGCACTCCGGAGGAATCATCGTGTGCGATCGCGGCCTCGATAGCGTCGTGCCAATGGAGCCGGCAACCATGCCGGGCCGCCACGTCGTACAGTGGGACAAGGACGACTGCGAGGACCTCGGTATCGTGAAGATCGATCTCCTCGGGTTGGGCATGCTGGCGGCCATGGAGGACGCCATCGCCATCTGCAGCCGGCGAGGACGACCGGTCGATCTCGCGAAGATCCCGCACGATGACGCCGCGGTCTACGACCTCATGTGCTGCGCTGATACCGTGGGGACCTTCCAGATCGAGAGCCGGGCCCAGATGGCGACCTTACCCATTCTGCGGCCGCGCTGCTTCTACGATGTCGCCGTCGAGGTCGCGATCATCCGGCCCGGCCCCATCGTCGGCGAGATGCGCCACCCCTACCTGAACCGCCGCAACGGAAAGGAGGCCATCGATCACATCCACCCGCTCTGCGAGCCGATCCTCAAGCGCACGCTCGGGGTCATTCTATTCCAGGAGCAGATTCTCCGGATCGCGATGGAGGTGGCGGGCTTCACCGGTGCTGAGGCCGACGAGCTTCGCCGGGCGATGGGCTCGAAGCGCTCGCAGGAGAAGATGCAGCGCGTGGTGGCAAAGCTGCGGAGCGGGATGGCCGAGCGCGGCCTCGATCCGGCCGCCCAGGAGAAGATCGTCCAGAGCATCGGAGCCTTCGCGCTCTACGGCTTCCCGGAAAGCCATGCGATTTCCTTTGGCCTGATCGCCTACTCGAGCTGCTGGCTGAAGGTGCATCACCCCGCGGAGTTCTACACGGGGCTCATCAACAATCAGCCAATGGGGTTCTATTCGGTCCACACCCTTATCCAGGACGCCAAACGGCGAGGGCTACAGATCCGGCCCGTATCGGTGGTGGAGAGTGGTATCGCGACGGAGGTGGTGAGTGATAGGGAGATCCGCCTGGGGCTTCATCGGATCAAGGGCATGACCAAGGACACCCTCGAGAGGATCGCCGCAGAGCGTGCTGGAGACGTCTTCGCCTCGCTCTCCGACTTCCTCGCGCGATGTAGGCCTAACGATAAGGAGCGGCGCCTGCTGGCTAAAGCCGGGTCCTTGAACGATCTCCCCGAGGTCGAGCACCGCCGCAATGCACTCTGGCAATCCGAGCTCAAGCTTCACCACGACCTCATTCCGGACGAACCAGGGGAGACGATGCTGGCCCGGATGGAAACCGCGGAACTCTTGGCGGCCGACTTCGTAACCCAAGGAGCTTCCACCGGGCCCCACCCCATGAAGCTCTGGCGGAAGGCACACGCCGGCGAGGATGTCGTGCGAGCGTGCGATCTCCGCCGCCTTCCCCATGGGTTCCCCGTGCGCATCGCCGGCATGGCCATCTGCCGCCAGCGCCCGGGCACAGCACACGGCCACTGCTTCATCTCGCTCGAGGACGAAACGGGCATCGCGAACCTATTTGTCAACGTGAAGACCTTCCGAGCCTATCGGATGGTGATCGTGGCGGAGTCATTCATCCTCGCGGAAGGACGGGTGCAGCAAGGGGAAGGGGATCAAGCGACACTCTATGTCACCGCAGTTCGGACGCTACAGGGTCGGGAAAGCTTGAGCGCCTCAACCAGCCACGACTTCCACTGA
- a CDS encoding DUF4326 domain-containing protein — protein sequence MVPTRLQLSRRKGFRLQEASTLMNGLPAAKVARPGPWGNPFKVGIDGDATECVRRFEEITRRRLETEPGFLAPLRGKNLACFCSLQAPCHADVLLELANR from the coding sequence ATGGTACCGACTCGCCTTCAACTCAGCCGCCGGAAAGGCTTCCGGTTGCAAGAGGCGTCCACCCTGATGAACGGGCTTCCGGCCGCAAAGGTTGCCCGTCCCGGGCCTTGGGGTAACCCGTTCAAGGTGGGGATTGATGGCGATGCGACCGAGTGCGTCCGGAGATTTGAAGAAATCACCCGCCGGCGGCTTGAGACAGAGCCCGGCTTTCTCGCCCCGCTCCGGGGCAAGAACTTGGCGTGCTTCTGCTCCCTTCAAGCCCCTTGTCATGCCGACGTGCTTCTTGAGCTTGCCAACCGATAG
- the ligD gene encoding DNA ligase D, producing MIPANGDGVATTRSKLGKYKDKRRFGATPEPAGKVGRKAGASFVIQEHHASHHHFDFRLEIDGVLVSWAVPKGIPEEPKAKRLAVHVEDHPLEYGSFEGEIPKGNYGAGTVKIWDKGEWEPEGRSWRKDFEKGKLKFFLRGTRLHGEYLLIRTEEPNWLLRKISDAAPFEAAVELEREKAKFVPFQLAKVVPTVPSGSEWIHELKLDGYRIQAVKAAGKLQIFTRNGHDWTDKFGTLAKRLDALSTNDFALDGEAVVFDEKGRSSFGLLQEALGVRARYKPGVEICFVAFDILHFDGLNLRPLPLSERLTWLSKLPIGETGSIRRSKVWTSDSGADLFREACRLDLEGIISKKLTQPYAPDMREWTKSKCRPRQEFIVCGYLPPKSSLPAFSSLVLGTVENGKLVARGKVGTGFSDESRRQLLRKLERLRTDTPAFKFDERNVVWIRPQLVAEVEYAEITRDGSVRQASFIALREDKSAKEVHLEGVQKARADSRGSTVHGITITHPDRVVFPGDGVTKFQVAEYFERAGELILPFLTNRPLALLRAPEGVGRQLFFQKSFDKGQPPNVYAKTLSDGTETIFVKDVKGLVSLAQFGVLELHPWGAAYPEGDKPDFLIWDLDPDSSVEWPEVMGAAFLLRDFLHARGLEPMVKTSGGKGLHIQLAIRPFYGWDLMKEFTKQVSIAVAAFNPPKFTTVISKSRRKGKIFIDYLRNGRGATCIAPWGLRARPRAPISMPVSWDDLHQVTPAGFTIDEPPQAPAEWTAFKRQRITKAHIKEFGLA from the coding sequence ATGATTCCTGCGAATGGAGACGGCGTGGCTACCACGAGGTCCAAGCTGGGAAAGTACAAGGACAAGCGGAGGTTCGGCGCGACTCCGGAGCCTGCGGGCAAGGTTGGTCGCAAAGCCGGCGCTTCCTTCGTCATTCAGGAACATCACGCGAGCCATCATCATTTCGACTTCCGCCTCGAGATCGACGGGGTGCTGGTGAGCTGGGCGGTCCCGAAGGGAATCCCGGAGGAACCCAAGGCCAAGCGGCTCGCGGTGCATGTGGAAGATCACCCGCTCGAATACGGATCCTTCGAGGGTGAAATCCCCAAAGGCAACTACGGCGCGGGGACCGTGAAAATTTGGGACAAAGGCGAGTGGGAGCCGGAAGGGCGCTCATGGCGCAAGGATTTCGAGAAGGGAAAACTCAAGTTCTTCCTCCGGGGCACGCGCCTGCACGGAGAGTATCTCTTGATCCGCACGGAAGAGCCGAACTGGCTTTTGAGGAAGATCTCCGACGCGGCCCCCTTTGAAGCTGCAGTCGAGCTGGAGCGTGAGAAGGCCAAGTTCGTCCCCTTCCAACTCGCCAAGGTCGTACCCACCGTTCCCTCCGGAAGCGAGTGGATCCACGAGCTGAAGCTCGACGGCTACCGCATCCAGGCGGTGAAGGCGGCGGGCAAGCTCCAGATCTTCACCCGCAACGGCCACGATTGGACGGACAAGTTCGGGACCTTGGCCAAGCGATTGGATGCCTTGTCGACGAACGACTTCGCACTCGATGGCGAAGCGGTGGTGTTCGATGAGAAGGGCCGGTCCAGCTTCGGCCTGTTGCAGGAAGCGCTCGGTGTCCGCGCCCGCTACAAGCCGGGCGTGGAGATTTGTTTCGTCGCCTTCGATATCCTCCATTTCGACGGCCTCAATCTCCGGCCGCTCCCGCTCTCCGAGCGTCTCACTTGGCTATCCAAACTCCCGATCGGTGAAACCGGATCAATCCGGCGTTCGAAGGTCTGGACGTCCGATTCCGGGGCCGATCTTTTCAGGGAAGCTTGCAGGCTGGACCTCGAGGGAATCATCTCGAAGAAGCTCACCCAGCCCTATGCTCCGGACATGCGCGAGTGGACCAAGAGCAAATGCCGGCCACGGCAGGAGTTCATTGTCTGCGGATATCTTCCTCCGAAGAGCTCCCTCCCGGCCTTTTCGTCCCTGGTTCTTGGCACGGTGGAGAACGGAAAGCTCGTTGCCCGCGGTAAGGTGGGCACCGGCTTCTCCGACGAAAGCCGCCGGCAACTGCTCCGGAAGCTGGAGCGGCTCCGCACCGATACTCCGGCATTCAAGTTCGACGAGCGCAACGTCGTCTGGATTCGTCCGCAGCTTGTTGCAGAGGTGGAGTACGCCGAGATCACCCGCGATGGCTCGGTGAGGCAGGCCAGCTTCATCGCGTTGCGCGAGGACAAGAGTGCGAAGGAGGTGCATCTCGAAGGCGTCCAAAAGGCCCGGGCAGATTCGAGGGGTTCAACGGTGCATGGCATCACGATCACTCACCCGGACCGCGTCGTGTTTCCCGGCGACGGCGTCACCAAGTTTCAGGTAGCGGAGTATTTCGAGCGCGCCGGCGAACTGATCCTCCCGTTTTTGACAAACCGTCCTCTCGCACTTCTCCGGGCGCCGGAAGGTGTGGGGAGGCAGCTGTTTTTCCAGAAGTCATTCGACAAAGGACAGCCGCCAAACGTCTACGCCAAAACGCTCTCGGATGGCACCGAGACAATCTTCGTCAAAGACGTCAAGGGCCTCGTATCCTTGGCTCAGTTCGGTGTGCTCGAGCTCCATCCTTGGGGGGCAGCCTATCCGGAGGGCGACAAGCCGGACTTCCTGATCTGGGACTTGGACCCGGATTCGTCGGTGGAGTGGCCCGAGGTCATGGGGGCAGCATTCTTACTTCGTGATTTTCTTCACGCGCGGGGGCTAGAGCCGATGGTGAAAACATCAGGTGGCAAGGGGCTGCACATCCAACTGGCCATAAGACCTTTTTACGGATGGGACCTGATGAAAGAGTTCACCAAGCAGGTTTCGATAGCCGTCGCCGCCTTCAATCCCCCGAAGTTCACGACTGTCATCTCGAAGAGCCGCCGGAAGGGTAAGATCTTCATCGATTATCTGCGCAACGGACGTGGAGCCACTTGCATCGCTCCATGGGGATTGCGGGCCAGGCCGCGGGCTCCGATATCGATGCCTGTTTCATGGGACGATCTGCATCAGGTGACTCCCGCCGGTTTCACAATCGATGAACCGCCGCAGGCCCCCGCGGAATGGACCGCCTTCAAGCGGCAGCGCATCACCAAGGCCCATATCAAGGAATTCGGCCTCGCCTGA
- a CDS encoding SOS response-associated peptidase, whose translation MCTAYEIGTTDFDVDWLVADAFEASMFDEGAYQIIRPTLMAPVIMPHGRAELLKWGFRHTPWGAKKPLWVGNTREDKLKIALWSQAFKERRCIIPAAAFYEWTTGPLGNAVPLRFRRPGKRGMWIAGIWGEKEDWGRWFSMITTEPTTAIEPVHDRMPAVLTEQQLRPYLEGSLHAFGPSAEPLEWSEAENFIKQANAAKKASKPPASKAPKSRGRKPDPDQGELL comes from the coding sequence ATGTGCACTGCCTACGAGATCGGGACGACGGATTTCGACGTCGATTGGCTGGTGGCCGATGCGTTCGAGGCTTCGATGTTCGATGAGGGGGCCTACCAAATCATCCGGCCCACGCTGATGGCACCGGTAATCATGCCGCACGGAAGGGCGGAGCTTCTGAAATGGGGATTCCGGCACACCCCTTGGGGAGCGAAGAAGCCGCTTTGGGTGGGAAACACCAGAGAGGACAAGCTCAAGATTGCCCTCTGGAGCCAGGCGTTCAAGGAGCGACGCTGTATCATTCCTGCCGCGGCTTTCTACGAATGGACGACGGGCCCGCTCGGGAATGCCGTCCCGCTCCGGTTCCGGAGACCAGGGAAGCGCGGGATGTGGATTGCGGGCATATGGGGAGAGAAAGAGGATTGGGGGCGATGGTTCTCGATGATCACCACCGAGCCGACTACCGCCATCGAGCCGGTGCACGACCGGATGCCCGCCGTGCTCACGGAGCAACAACTCCGGCCGTACCTCGAGGGAAGCCTCCACGCCTTCGGTCCTTCCGCGGAGCCTCTTGAATGGAGCGAAGCGGAGAACTTCATCAAGCAGGCTAACGCTGCGAAGAAGGCTTCGAAACCGCCGGCATCGAAGGCACCGAAGTCACGTGGCAGGAAACCTGACCCGGACCAAGGCGAGCTACTCTGA